GTTTTTTCAAATAGAGTTTTCCCGTTTCACGGTGAGCTTGCGCATTGTCAGGCTGGATCCGGAGCGCTTTTGTATACCATGTGATGGCAGCTTCAAGGTCATCCAGGTCCATATATACGTTTCCAAGATTGTAATAGGCCTGTAAATAATCCGTGTTGCAGCCGATTGCGCTGAAGAACATGGCCATGGCTTTTTCTGGTTGACGCATTCGTTGATATGCCAGGCCGAGGTTATTCATAGAAAAATAATCGAATGGATTTTGCAGAAGAGCGAGGGGCAGTGTCCTGATCGCATCTTCGTATTTTTCGGCTTCAAGATAAAGTAATCCCAAGGTGGCTAATGCGGGGCCATTCTCCGGATCCAACGCCAATAAATCCAGGTAAAGGTTCTCAGCCTTTGCGTATGATTTTCTATGATGCAGTGAAACAGCAGAGTTATATAAGCATAGGTGCGGCTCATGAGTGTAGGGGGCCTTTTTACGTTCTGCCCATCGGGATAAGTCATTGGCGATCGCCCTGAGAGGCACATCCCAATTACCTGGCTCTGTTTGCCGAAAAAGCTGCATGGAAGAATACCAGGGCGTTTTGATATCGAAAAGGAACCAGCGCCAGTCGGGAATAAAAGGCAAAAGCACCCAGACTGGTTTTCCCATGGCTCCAGATAGATGGGCTGCAGCTGTATCGATAGAGATGACCAAGTCAAGATTGGCAATAACCGCTGCCGTGTCGGAAAAATCCCTCAACTCAGGGCCCAATTGGATTACCCATTCAGCGCTATTGTTTTGTTCCCGGCAGACATGTTTTTGCAATCCATACCATTGTATGCCTGGTATTTCGGACAGGATTTTGAATTTATTGAGACTGCAATGTCGTGACGGATCAGCAGCCGAGCCCTGCCAAACCAAACCGATTTTTAATCCGGCACCCGATAATCGATCTGACCAATATGCAGTCTTTTTACGATCTGCGAAAAGATAGGGAGCGTTGGATGGTATTGTTTCGCGCGTGATGCCAAGTTTCCCTGGCAGGCTGAGCAAGGGGATACAATAATCACAACGAGCGCTTGGGGGGGTATCCAAGTTTCGTAGGATGACTTCGTCAATATAAGGTAACGACCTGAATAGATTGAACAGCGCAGGTCTTGTTTCAAACACGACGTGTGCGCCTTTTGATTTCAGCACCAACAAAAACCGACTGAACATTAAGACGTCGCCAAATCCCTGTTCATCATAAACCAGGATTGTCTTCCCATTCAGCGACTGACCTTCCCAGAGTGGCAGATCATATCGGTTCGGGTAACCGTTATTTTCGCCGAAAAAACGCAGGCGCCATTCATATTCCTTCCAGCCTTCGTGAAAATCCTGCAACAGCAAAAGCACCAAACTTAAATTGAAGTGTGCCTCGATGAATTCCGGCTGTAATCGAATGGCTTCGCGATAATGTCGGGCTGCCTCCTCGAAATGGTGTGTCAGGCGCGCCAAGTTGCCGAGATTGCATTGGGTGCGTGCACAATAAGGGGCGATTCGAACTGCCTCCATAAGCACACTTCTCGCCTCTTCGGTCCGATTCATTTTTGATAGACAAATTGCCAACAGGTTGAAAGCCGGAACATAATTCGAATCGATTTTAATAGCAGTGCGCAAATGGCGTTCGGCGCCATAGAAATCATGTGTAGAAAGGAGGATCTCACCCCAGCTGAAATGGGCTTTAGCATGATTCGGATTAATCCCTAAAACGATTTTGAAACATCGGACGGCAGCGCCGAAATTCCCATCATTTTTGTGGACCAATCCTTCGTTGTAGAGCGCTGGCACCATGGCGGGTTCGATAGCCAATGCCCTTCTGAACGACAGCAGGGCGGAATCGTATCGACCGCAAGCCATCCAGGCCAGACCGATCTCATTATGAAAGTCAGGTTGACCTGATGGAACCGATAATGCTTGGGATAAATGCTTTAATGCTTCCGGGTATTGCCGCTGAGCCAAGGTAATCAAGTCGTGGAGATGTAATGTATCCGTTTGGTGAGAAACATTATCCATAGTATTTAGACCTATCGAGTAGTCTCGATGGGCCCGATCGGGTTGAACCGCATTGGAGATATTCGTTGAAGAATGGTTGCGAAAATCTGATGTCAAACGACTATTCATTTGGTTGATTAATTTTTGGAATGTATATTTAAGTTAAGAGATCGCTCAAGATCGTCCATGTTCGATCCGTAGGTTGAATTTTACTGGCTTCGATGGCTATCTTGGTTTGTAAATCCGCGTGTAAATGATCTTGGAGAAAATGCTTTTTTGCTTCTTAGTTGGTCATGGTTCTGTTCTCTTTAAGTGCCTTAGCTCCTGCTCCATGGATGCAGTGACCGATGCCCAGTCCTTAGGGCGCGGCTGGCGAAATAGCGTAATGGTTGGATACCAGTGCGTGTGTTTACCTTCCATGCCCCAGCGCCAATCCGGAATATAAGGAATCATAATCCAAGCCGGCTTTCCCATAGCGCCCGCCAGGTGCGCTACCGAAGTGTCTACGGTGATGAGCAGATCGAGTTGAGCCAGAACTGCCGCAGTATCGGAAAAGTCTTCCAGTCGGGTTCCCAACCTTGTAATGTTGGAGTATGGATAAGCATCCAGTTGGCGCTCGGCAGCCCCCTTCTGAAGGGCGATAAATTGGATCGCTTTATGTTTTAACAGTGGTGACAGCGCTTCAAAGCCACATGACCTGATGGCATCGTTGCCATGTTCGGGCCGGCCGGCCCATACCAGCCCGATTTTCAATGGGCCAGGTGGCAATAAGCTTTTCCATTGGGCGGTTTTATTTTCAGAAGCCCTGATATAGGGTGCCCATTCTCCCATTTGCTGCGGCTTTAATTTCATCAGCCATGGAATACTCATCAGGGGGATGTAGTGATCGAATGACACTTTAGATGGACCATTTGATGTGCGCTCGACAATTTGGTCGATACCCAGGGTGTTTTCAAGCAATGGAATGATCTCGGGCCTTGTTTCAAACACCAGACGGCCGCACATTGATTTAGCCCAGGGAAGATATCGGACGAACTGAAAGGTGTCTCCCAGGCCCTGTTCGTCATGCACGAAAAGCGTCTGATTAGGGATCGTCCTGCCATCCCAGCGTCGGCCATGGATACGATGGGGGTAGATGGTGCGCCAGTGACTGAGGTTGAATCGGTGCTCGAAATCCTGCCAGCCCGACTGCCAGTTACCCTTCAACAAATTTAGCAAGGCGCGATTCCAACGGGCAACCGCGAGTTTGGGTTCGATTTGGAGCGCACGATTAAAATATTTCCCAGCGCGATCGAAATCTCCTATGTTTTTACAGGTTAGAGCCAAATTGTTCCAGGCCTCTGCGTAGTCAGGACGCAATTGGATGGCTTTGGAAAAATGAAGAATCGCGGCATCATGCCTCTCCATCAATCGATATACGCTGCCCAGATTATAATGACCTTCCGCGAGTTTCGGATCGAGTGCCAAAACCTGTTCAAAAGCCGTAATTGCTTCCGTATAACGCTTTGAATTTTTGAGCATGTTTCCCATGTTATTATGTGCGGGCAGCATACCTGGATCTAATGCGATTGCTTTTTGGTATTTCTCAATTGCCGCTGTGGTTTTGGCTTTTCGGGAATCCAATTCTGCCAGGTTAAACCAGGCCTCGGCCAAATCCGGAGAGAGTCGCGCAGCTTGTTCGAAGCATGAGCGGGCTTTTTCGAATTCCCCCTTGGCAAGGTAGGCCTTGCCGAGGTTGTTTTCTAGTTCCGCCCATCTCGGATTAATGACTTTGGCATGTTGCAGCCATTGTATCGCGTTTTCATTTTCCCCTTTGATTAAAAGCAGACTGCCCAGGCAAAATGCGCCTTTGGCGTGATCAGGATCGGCGGCCAGGAGTTGTCGGTAGTACTTTACGGCACCATCGAAATTTGATTGTGATTTCAAGCATTGGGCCATATTAAATAGCGCATCCGGCCAAGCGGGGCGCTCAATCAGAGCCTTTTGGTATAAGTTGGCTGCTTCAGCAAGACGTCCTTTCCGGTGGAGAGCCACCGCAAGGTTATATAAATTCTGTTCCGGCATTGTGGGAATAGTCCTTGGAAAGACATAGGGGATAGAAACTTTCGAGTCCATTTAAAAATTCGCGATCGTCGAAGGTTTGAGGGATACTTGCAATGCATAGTTTGCAATTTGCTTCGACGTAATCGAGATTCTGTTTCAATGGCTTTAAGTGCTTTTTAGTTGGCTTCATATGCTTTGTAAATCTTTCACCAAAGAATAAATCGGTTAAAACCGATGTCCTGATGCCAAGGGTGGGATGCCAGAAAACATTTATCACCTGCTCCAGTCCAGTGCATGAATCACAGCAAAATCAATGCCATGCCAAATTGGATCGTGAGTATTTTAACGCTTTCTATTTTAAGGAAATTACATGCGAAAAGGGGAGCAACTAATATTTCAGCGCCAATTCATCGCCGTTCTAGTAAGTTGTCGTGTCAATTTGATGGCTATACGTCAGGGGAGAGGGAATAGATGAGCGCCGCCCGCCAAAAGAGGAGTCGAGCGGCGCTGGTAATGAAAGAGTTATATGTCAGAGGCTGAGCCGCGGAGGCCGGCGGCGATGTTCTGGTTGATCCTGATCAAGACATTCAATTTATGCGATTCGGGAAAGGCCATTGTGTCGAAAATGCGCTGATCGATAAATCGGCTTAGATGAATAATATTCTGCTTGATATCATTCGGTAAGGGATTCTCTGGCCGGGATACCTCGACCTGAAAAAAGGTCCATATTCTTTGATTGTATCTCAACGCCGCATCCAGGCGTTCATTGCGATCCGGGGCACTCCAATTCTTCTGGCAATCCACTAACTTCAGTGCGCCCTGAGTCAAGACGCGGGCCTCGGTTTCCCTTCCGGACATGGACTGCTTATCAACTGACTGATAAGAATTAACTGCATTTTGTAACACGATCCAATACCTCCTGTTCAAAATCAATCAAATGTTGGGTTGATTTGAGCGCCTGATAATAGTTCCCTTTGAAGATCATTTCGTTGATGTTGTCGACCAACTCTATCGAACTGGGGGCGGCTTGCACAAATTCCCGGATCAATCTCCAGTAAGCTTCTTGATACTTTGTGAAATTTGGAGAGTCGACATACATCAATTGAATCGCCAAATAGATTCTCCGCGCCGGCGTAACGGCATCATCAGGAGAAAGAATATTGTTCTGACGCAAAATAGGAACGTTGTTCTCAATGACAAATTCTGATTTGTTGGCACCATTGGAAATAACGGCACCACCGATAATCATTTTTTCATTGGGCTTGAGTGTGATTTTCAGTGCCATTTTTTAATGCCGTGTGTCAGCAGGTAATCTTTTTCAACTGTTAATCGGGCTTGTACTTATATCGACCAAATGTCGGATAACTTGAACAGCATTTTTTATGCCATCAACTGGAAAAGGTGCCCTTTTGGCTCTTGGAGGAAATTGGTGATTGTTCTTTATTTCTTGAATTTGCGAAGTTTTTTAACTGTAGGTGTGCAGGGAAGAATAGTTTCTCAACACTCTTTTGTTCAAATATATACATGGTAAAGGAGCGTTGCTCCTTTACCATGTTTTGATTGCACCTAATTGGAATGATCTATCCTAAAGAATAAAATCTTAGAATAGTCTCAATACCGATTGTGCGGCCTGGGATGCCAGACTCAATGAGGTGGTACCCAATGACTGACGCGTCTGCAGCATCAGCATATTGGCGCCTTCCTCGTTCATGTCAGCATTGGTCAGGTTGCCGGCACCGTCTTTCAGGGTGTTGATCATGTTGTTGGTGAAGTCCTGACGAATGGTGATGGTGCTCAGGTTGGTAGACAGTTTTTGGGCCTCCGACCGTAGCGAGGTGGTAGCATTGTCCAGGTTCGTGATAGCCGAGTTGATCGTTTCCAGGTCTGCCATCCCGCCAGTGCCGACCCAAGCATCTGTAGCTATGGAGATAAGGCTCAGGGTAGCGCCGGTGGAACTGGCATCAAAGCCGGTCATGGTCAAGCTGGAGTCGCCCTTTTCATCGAATTTAACCGTGTGAGTGACAAGAGTGCCATCAAGCAGGTTCACGCCCTTGTAGCCGGAGTCCTCTGCCAGGAGATCGATCTGGCAAAGCACCTGCATGTATTGGTTCTCCAATGTGTTCAAGGAGGCGGTATCCGTCGCGGAAAGGGCAGACTGTGCCAAAGACTTGGCGGAGGCGATCAGAGAGGTGATGGCTTCCACGCCGTCGTTGGCAGAAGCAATCAACTGGATCGATTCGGCCATTTCGTCTTTGCGCACGGCAAGGTCGTCGGCGCGTTGGGTGTGCTCCAGGGCGGTAAAGTAGTTGACCGGGTCGTCGACCGCCTTCTGTACACGCTGTCCAGTAGCCAGACGGGTTTGGGTGGTTTCCAGCATGTTCTGGGTTTTCTGCAGGCTGAACAGGTTTTTTCTCATGCCGGAGGTAAGGGTAATTGGATTAGCCATGGTGTTTCTCCTTTTCTAGGATGTGTTGTCGGCCTTCTGGCCTATTAAGTGAAATTAGTTATGCCAATCGAATCTTTGCTCAAATCAGGTGGCGCATGCTCTCAACTGCCGCGTCGCCTCCTTTCCCGCTCGGATTGCGCCTGACAGCATAGATATCGGCCGTCGCCAGTGGGACTTGAGTACTATTTTCACTTGAGTTGAAATTATCTGGGGTTTGTGGTTTTGAGGAGACTAAAATATGCAATATGCATATTGCAAAATTAATTGCCGTTAAGTGTCACGATTCATTTTGATAGTTCGGATGGAGCAGGCCAATATTTTGATCATTTCTCCATTAACGAACTATAAAAATATATATTTCAAATAAATAAACATAATTTTAATCGTATTATGTCAACATGGATAGTATGATTTTAAAGGGTGGAGCGCACATGGCCTAACGGGAGAATCATCTGATTTGACCGTTTTGAATTTGCAATATGCAAAACGTTTTTGGAGGGCTCCTCTCTCTTTGACTAGGAATATCAATTCGCTCGAACTGTTCTACGCATTTTTTTTCATGTCCGAAGTCTTGTTGTCATTAGAAAAATTGAATATCTAAAAAGGTGTAACCAAACCCTAATAGAATAGGCAGAGTTTGATGGCATATGCCTTGCTAAGCCTAAGCCCGTTATCCCATCCAGCATCCATAAAACCCGAACCAGATGGAGGGCGAGCGTGCAAAACGGGGCAGTTTGTCCAAATGCCGGCGCAGAGACCGGCAAATGCCATTGCGATGATTTGGCTCATGGCGGACCTGCGGAGCGAATCAGTTTTCACGGCGTTGTTGGGAAAAGCCGGTCCATGCAGAACGTGTTCAAACTGATCGAACGAGTGGCCGATAGCGACAGCACCATCTTGATCAATGGTGAAACCGGTACCGGCAAGGGGTTGGTGGCCAAGGCCATTCACGCCAGCTCCTATCGAAAAGACAAACCGTTTGTCGCCATCAACTGCGGCGCCATACCGGAAAACCTGCTGGAAAGCGAACTGTTCGGGCACGTGAAAGGGGCCTTCACCGGCGCCACTTCCGCCAAGGTCGGGAAATTTGAAGTGGCCAACGGCGGCACCATCTTTCTGGACGAGATCGGGGACATGAGTCCCGATCTGCAGGTCAAGGTGCTCAAGGTTCTTGAAGAGCGTGAATTCGAACCGGTCGGCGGGTGCAAGACGGTGAAGGTGGACGTGCGCATCATCGCCGCCACCCATCGCGACCTGGAAGAGGCGGTTCAAAAGAACAATTTCCGCGAAGATCTGTTTTACCGATTGTATGTCATCCCCATCCAGCTGCCCTCCCTGAAAGATCGCCAGATGGATATCCCCCTGCTGACCAATTTTTTCATGAGCAAGCTCAACCGCGAAAAGAGAACGCAGGTAGAGAACATCACGCCGCGCGCCATGGAAGCGCTCATGCGACATGCCTGGCCGGGCAATGTTCGGGAATTGGCCAACATGCTCGAACGCCTGGTTGTGTTGAAGGGCGAGGGCACTCTGGACGTTGAAGACCTGCCCACAAAAATCAAGCCATCAGGAGAGTTCCAGCCGATCCCGGCAATGGACATGGCGATGCCGGACCTATGCCGGGAAGGGATTTGTCTGAACACTGCGGTCAGTGAATTCGAAAAAAACCTGATTTATCAATCGCTGGAGCAGACCGACTGGGTGAAGAACAAGGCGGCCAAACTCCTGCAGGTCAAGCGAACCACCCTGGTCGAGAAGATAAAGCGCTACGACTTGCAAAAGTGCGCTTAAGCCGGATCGAACCGGATCGAACTGACGCATCGACAACGAAAGGCGGGCCGCATTTAGCATGGAAAAGGCAGACCCTCGTAAGGGCTCGGTTGGGCCGTGTGTGTTTCGCACCTTATCAACTCCAACTCGAGAGGCTTCGTTTGACAGTGCTGCTACCGGAGATGGGGACGGATCCGTTTGCTTCAGGCCCTCCTGTTGGTCTGACAGCCGCAATGAGGGTAAAGCCGACCCACTCAATGGAAAAGACCTGGCGGTGCACCTCGAGGAGGTGCAGCAGCTGGCATTCCAACGCGGCTTGGGCAGCGGCCGGGAAGAAGCCTGCCGCATGGCCCAGGCTTCTGTTTTGCCACACCTCAAATCCCTGATCCAGAGCTTGAGCGGCTTAATCCACCAGATCAAAAACGCAGAATCTCGTACCAGCGCCAACGCGGTCTCTCTGGCGGCCGACATTGTTGAACGAGTGATCGGGGTCTCATCCGGTTCGTATGATTTCCAGGGATTGAAAAACGATTTAGGTCAAGCCGTAGTGAAAGCCAATCAGTTTCGAATTCGATTGAACCAGGAGGATTGGACCTACCTGAAAGAGTTGTTGGAAAACGAACGACTTGCCTGGCCCGAGCATCCCTGTGTCGTTTTTCAGGCAGATGCCGAGATCGAAAAAGGGGATTTTCGGATTCAGGACACGGGCGACGAGCGCGAAACAATCGATAGGCATGTCGCCCGGCACTTCGCTACTTCACAGCGTCCAAACACCAGTCCAGCATGACCCAAGCACTTCACCGACCCATCAGCACCAACCTGTGTTGCGTCAACAAAGTGACAACCTTACAAGCCACCTCACTTGTTAAAGGTCGACATTCTTCGATTTTGACCCATTCTTTATCCCGTTTTGCAGCTGGCATGTTTATTGCCAAAATCCATTAATCGTCGAATCAGAAAATTATTGACGGCTATGTAAAAAGTCGGGAATTCGCTCTTCCCGTCATCCCGGCGGAAGCCGGGATCCATTATTTTCAATAGGTTCTGGATGCCGGCGTTCGCCGGCATGACGCCTCTGCGACTTTTTACGGTTTTATCATTATTGACGCCTTAAAATGGATGGCTACGTCAAAAGCTGTTGTCGGCCTTCTTGCCGTGTCGTCAAAATGGGTTTGAATCAAATTGATATCAGCCAACGATCATGAATGAAACTTGCGGCAATTTGATTGCCAGCACAGAAGGCATGCGGCGCCTGCTCGAAATGGCCAACCGTATTGCCCCCTCGTCCGCGACCGTATTGATCCAGGGCGAGAGCGGAACCGGTAAAGAGATACTGGCCCGGTATGTCCATGCCCGCAGCGGACGGGGCGATCAACCCTTCGTGGCCATGAATTGCGCCGCATTGCCCGAGAACCTGGCCGAGAGCGAGCTGTTTGGATATGAAAAAGGGGCCTTTACCGGTGCCGTATCCCAACGCTGCGGGCGCTTCGAGCGGGCCAACGGGGGGACGCTTTTGCTCGACGAGATCAGCGAGATGCCGCTGCCGCTGCAGGCCAAGCTGTTGCGCGTGCTGCAGGAAAAAGAGGTGGAGCGGATCGGCGGCAGTGGCGTGATCTCTGTCGACGTGCGCGTGATTGCCACCACCAACCGTGATCTTGCCGAAATGGTCAGGGAAGGGGCGTTCCGCAAGGACCTGTTTTACCGGCTCAGAATCGTTCCATTGACCCTTCCGCCGCTGCGGGAACGGCGCGACGATATCCCGCTGCTCATCGATCATTTCATTCAAAAATTTCAATCCGGCCGTTCAGGGGATATACCGAGATTCATCGACTCAGCGATGGAGACCCTGTTGAAGTGGCCCTGGCCGGGCAATGTCCGCGAGTTGGAAAACACCGTGGAGCGGGCGTTGCTGCTTCGCGGCGGTGATGTCATGGGGCCGGAATTGTTGTTGCTTGATACGGATATGACGGACGGCCCGAGCGAATCGACGGCTCTTCTGGTCGGCATGACCGTCAGGGAACTCGAAGAGCGGCTCATCTGCCAAACGTTGAAGCACGTCAACCAAAACCGCACCCATGCGGCTGAAATGCTCGGCATCAGCATCCGCACCCTGCGCAACAAGCTCAGGGAGTACCAGACAGAAGGCGAAGCCATGGCGCAAGACGGCAGACCTTGACCGCAGGTAGGCAAGCTTTGCCGCACCTGTCGGCTGAATGACACCGGCAGTCCTGTCGACGAATCTCTTCAAAGTTAAAATAGTCATAACAAATCAATCAGATAAGCCCATGCGGGAAGATGCCTTTGCGATTGGTACATAAATTGCTCAAGCTTGAAAAACGATTGGAGGCACATCAAATATGGACACCCATACGCTTTTCGACAAGACCATTGACCTGGCTCAGCGAGCGCTCGACTTACGTTCCCGGCGTCATGAAGTGCTCCTTTCAAACATCGCCAACGCCGACACACCAGGCTACAAGGCGTTTGACCTGATGGTGGAAGAGGCGCTCTCCAGACAAACGCCCAAACAGGGGCAGCTTCAGATGCGTCGAACAGATGAAGGCCATCTTCCGGCCGGCGGTCCTGACTCGTCAACAGCGGTTCCCCGCAAAGTGGCGCTTACTCCCCAAGTGACCTTGAGGGGCGATGGCAATACCGTGGACATGGATCGCGAGATGTCGGCCCTTGCGGCCAATCAACTCCAATACCGGATGTCCACGCAGTTGATCGCAAAGAAATTCCAGTCGCTACACAATATCATCAAGGGGGATAGGCAGTAGATATGAGTTTTCTGGATGCCCTTCAAACCAGTGCCAGCGGCCTTAGCGCCCAGCGCCTGCGAATGAATCTCATCTCCAGCAACCTGGCCAATGTCAATACCACGCGCACCGAAGACGGTGGTCCTTATCGAAGAAAAGACGCCGTTTTTCGGGCCACAGAATCGCAGGCCCCGTTCGGGGATCAATTGAACCGCAAGTTGACAGGAAATCGGCTGGAACAGGCCAATGTCGGTGTGGAGGTGACAGAGATCAGGGATGACTATCGCCCGCCGATCCTCAAGTTCGACCCCAATCATCCGGACGCCGATGAGCAGGGCTATATATCCTTGCCCAATATCAATGTGGTCGAGGAGATGGTGAATATGATTTCGGCCACCCGCAGTTATGAGGCCAACGTGACGGCGATTAAAGCCTCCAAGGACATGGCTTCGGACGCCATGGATATAGGAAGGTAATCGATGAGCTTGATAAATTCCATACATACCAGCGTACTGCCGCCATCCCAAAACGGCATCGCATCGGCGGCCCTGGAGAAGAATGATTCAAAGGCGACCTTCGGTCAATGGCTCGAGCAATCCCTTGGCGAAGTGAACCAACTCCAACAGGCATCCAACGATGCCATGCAAAAACTGGTCGCCGGCGAGACTCAGGATATCCACGGCACGATGATCGCCATGCAGAAATCGAGTATCGCCATGGAGTTGACCGTTGAAGTGCGCAACAAGATCATCAGCGCTTATGAAGAGATCAAGCGCATGCAATTCTAAATTGTACATGGTCTTCCAGCCGAAAAACGGCCGGAAAAAAATCCCCGATGGCGGATCGCTAACTGAACGCATCAACGCTACGACAAACGAGACGGTACCATGCCCAACTCCATTGCTGAAATTCTCAAGCAGTTAAGAGCCATCCTGCAAACCATGTCCGCCGGTAAGATGATGGCCCTGTTTCTTCTCGTCGCCACCACCATCGCCGGCCTGGTGGTCCTGATCAGTTGGTCGGGACGCCCGGATTATGTTCCCCTCTACAGCCATATGTCGCCCGAAGATGCCGGCGAAGTCGTTTCCCTCCTGCGGGAAAAGAAGATCGCATATCAACTGTCCCATGACGGCGGCACGATTCAAGTGCCCCGCGAAAATATCTATGATTTGCGTCTTGACCTGGCCTCCCAGGGGCT
This Desulfatitalea tepidiphila DNA region includes the following protein-coding sequences:
- the flgB gene encoding flagellar basal body rod protein FlgB gives rise to the protein MDTHTLFDKTIDLAQRALDLRSRRHEVLLSNIANADTPGYKAFDLMVEEALSRQTPKQGQLQMRRTDEGHLPAGGPDSSTAVPRKVALTPQVTLRGDGNTVDMDREMSALAANQLQYRMSTQLIAKKFQSLHNIIKGDRQ
- the flgC gene encoding flagellar basal body rod protein FlgC, whose amino-acid sequence is MSFLDALQTSASGLSAQRLRMNLISSNLANVNTTRTEDGGPYRRKDAVFRATESQAPFGDQLNRKLTGNRLEQANVGVEVTEIRDDYRPPILKFDPNHPDADEQGYISLPNINVVEEMVNMISATRSYEANVTAIKASKDMASDAMDIGR
- the fliE gene encoding flagellar hook-basal body complex protein FliE, which codes for MSLINSIHTSVLPPSQNGIASAALEKNDSKATFGQWLEQSLGEVNQLQQASNDAMQKLVAGETQDIHGTMIAMQKSSIAMELTVEVRNKIISAYEEIKRMQF